A genomic segment from Microbacterium sp. SORGH_AS_0428 encodes:
- a CDS encoding PaaX family transcriptional regulator C-terminal domain-containing protein — MTSVQSLSREVEATQRAPQRLLLALLGELLERGISRPVRASFYLDVLESAGVAAPTTRAALDRMAVTGLLSRARVGRGVEFALTDHGRAVLEEASERVHSPHPFDPVGSGWTLVTFTVPEDQRTLRHRLRAALAWEGFAAVRDGLWIAPGEVDLVAALGGLKEELPAGAVIAFRARDLAAFPVADAARTAWDLARIRSAHERFAMEWNTAEAIEAPPLAALTMLVADWLELLRSDPRLPFDYLGEDWPAQRTTEIYRARRAAWSAAAAEALAAAIPGD; from the coding sequence GTGACATCGGTGCAATCCCTCTCGCGAGAGGTCGAAGCGACCCAGCGTGCGCCGCAGCGCCTGCTGCTCGCCCTGCTGGGCGAACTCCTCGAACGGGGGATCTCCCGACCCGTGCGAGCGAGCTTCTATCTCGACGTGCTCGAGAGTGCGGGGGTCGCCGCTCCGACCACGCGGGCCGCCCTGGACCGGATGGCCGTCACCGGGCTGCTCTCGCGCGCGCGGGTCGGTCGGGGCGTCGAGTTCGCCCTCACGGATCACGGGCGCGCGGTGCTGGAGGAGGCCTCCGAGCGCGTGCACTCACCGCATCCGTTCGATCCGGTCGGCAGCGGATGGACGCTCGTGACCTTCACGGTGCCGGAGGACCAGCGCACGCTTCGTCACCGCCTGCGCGCGGCGCTCGCGTGGGAGGGGTTCGCCGCAGTGCGCGACGGACTGTGGATCGCGCCGGGAGAGGTCGATCTTGTCGCGGCCCTCGGCGGCCTCAAAGAGGAGTTGCCGGCCGGCGCGGTGATCGCGTTTCGCGCTCGGGACCTCGCCGCGTTCCCGGTGGCAGACGCGGCCCGCACCGCATGGGATCTCGCCCGCATCCGCTCCGCGCACGAGCGCTTCGCCATGGAGTGGAACACTGCCGAGGCGATCGAGGCCCCGCCGCTGGCGGCGCTGACGATGCTCGTCGCCGACTGGCTGGAGCTGCTGCGCAGCGACCCGCGCCTTCCGTTCGACTATCTCGGCGAGGACTGGCCCGCCCAGCGCACGACGGAGATCTACCGCGCCCGCCGGGCCGCCTGGTCGGCTGCAGCCGCCGAGGCGCTGGCCGCTGCGATCCCCGGCGACTGA
- a CDS encoding SH3 domain-containing protein → MRAQLTADHEIPERAPLNVRPGERVTVGERDTEWPAFVFVTAANGCGWVPARHLDIDGATGLVRTGYDTTELAARTGDVVQILADDVESGWSWCRDAAGREGWVPNRVLARE, encoded by the coding sequence ATGCGTGCGCAGCTCACCGCCGACCATGAGATCCCCGAACGCGCCCCGCTGAACGTGCGCCCCGGCGAGCGGGTGACGGTCGGCGAGCGCGACACCGAGTGGCCTGCGTTCGTGTTCGTCACCGCGGCGAACGGATGCGGGTGGGTGCCGGCCCGGCACCTCGACATCGACGGGGCTACGGGCCTCGTCCGCACCGGTTACGACACGACGGAGCTCGCCGCACGGACGGGCGATGTCGTGCAGATCCTGGCCGACGACGTCGAGAGCGGCTGGTCGTGGTGCCGCGACGCGGCGGGCCGCGAAGGATGGGTTCCGAACCGCGTGCTCGCGCGGGAGTAG
- a CDS encoding amidohydrolase family protein — protein sequence MTTRYEPAIDLSAITAIDVHVHIEVDAHGHSSLPEDLAEAASAYFSADAGRPDLDSVAAYYRERSMAAVVFTVDAQTELKHAALSSEEIAEGAARNNDVLIPFGSVDPRQGQAAIDRARHLIEDHGVRGFKFHPTVQGFDPSEEQYFPLYETLQSAGVVALFHTGQTGIGAGMRGGRGFRLALSNPMLLDTVATRFPDLQIIMAHPSVPWQDEAISVATHKHNTWIDLSGWSPKYFPPQLVRAANSFLKNRILFGSDFPLLTPDRWLRDVEQIDMKPEVMPGILKDNAARLLGLG from the coding sequence ATGACCACGCGCTACGAGCCCGCGATCGACCTGTCCGCCATCACGGCGATCGACGTGCATGTGCACATCGAGGTCGACGCGCACGGTCACTCCTCGCTTCCCGAGGATCTCGCCGAGGCCGCATCCGCGTACTTCAGCGCCGACGCCGGCCGCCCCGACCTGGACTCGGTCGCGGCGTACTACCGCGAGCGCTCCATGGCCGCCGTGGTGTTCACCGTCGACGCGCAGACGGAGCTGAAGCACGCGGCGCTGTCGAGCGAGGAGATCGCGGAGGGCGCGGCGCGCAACAACGACGTGCTCATCCCGTTCGGCTCCGTCGACCCGCGTCAGGGGCAGGCCGCGATCGATCGAGCGCGGCACCTGATCGAAGACCACGGAGTGCGCGGCTTCAAGTTCCACCCCACCGTGCAGGGCTTCGACCCGAGCGAGGAGCAGTATTTCCCGCTGTACGAGACGCTGCAGTCGGCCGGCGTCGTGGCGCTCTTCCACACGGGGCAGACGGGGATCGGCGCGGGCATGCGGGGCGGCCGCGGCTTCCGCCTCGCCCTGTCGAACCCGATGCTGCTCGACACGGTCGCAACGCGGTTCCCCGATCTGCAGATCATCATGGCCCACCCCTCGGTGCCGTGGCAGGACGAGGCGATCTCGGTCGCGACCCACAAGCACAACACCTGGATCGACCTGTCGGGCTGGAGCCCGAAGTACTTCCCGCCGCAGCTCGTCCGGGCGGCCAACTCGTTCCTGAAGAACCGCATCCTGTTCGGCTCGGACTTCCCGCTGCTCACCCCCGACCGATGGCTGCGCGACGTCGAGCAGATCGACATGAAGCCCGAGGTCATGCCCGGCATCCTCAAGGACAACGCCGCGCGTCTGCTCGGACTCGGATAG
- a CDS encoding MFS transporter, whose protein sequence is MSIQTPGERRSRRGRAFLLLIAVALVAANMRATITGVGPLLEEIADDLGTTTAALGSLAAVPLLAWAIVSPLTHGLSRRFGMSRVLLCALIALGAGTAWRSLPGTEVNLWLGTGLIGASLAVANVIMPAVIKRDFPGRVPVMMGMYTALLGGVGAIASAVVVPISHAVGDPDAGWRVALAATAALLPLTIALWAWAQHGRSPRTAPAPSSPGTSRSTGIWRDRLAWQIAAYMGAQSASFYMLVTWMAPLAASTGKSPVAAGVDVALYQILGVVGSFAVAFALQGRLRRAVPAALPLLAIAAAIGMILAPQLLTAWALVSGLSAGASLSMSLTLMAQRAKDAAASSALSGMSQSVGYLLAAAGPISFGALHALDGGWTAPLLLYIAVLVGQCVVGVSVGRDRYVLDGR, encoded by the coding sequence GTGAGCATCCAGACCCCCGGCGAGCGCCGAAGCCGACGCGGCCGGGCGTTCCTGCTGCTCATCGCCGTAGCGCTGGTCGCCGCGAACATGCGCGCGACCATCACGGGCGTCGGGCCGCTCCTCGAGGAGATCGCGGACGATCTCGGCACGACGACCGCAGCCCTCGGCTCCCTCGCCGCGGTGCCCCTGCTCGCCTGGGCGATCGTCTCGCCGCTGACCCACGGCCTGTCGCGCCGGTTCGGGATGTCGCGCGTGCTGCTGTGCGCCCTCATCGCGCTCGGGGCGGGAACGGCCTGGCGCTCGCTGCCGGGCACGGAGGTCAATCTGTGGCTCGGAACGGGCCTGATCGGCGCCTCCCTCGCCGTCGCCAACGTGATCATGCCCGCCGTGATCAAGCGCGATTTCCCGGGGCGGGTGCCGGTCATGATGGGCATGTACACGGCGCTCCTGGGCGGCGTGGGAGCGATCGCCTCGGCCGTCGTCGTGCCCATCTCGCACGCCGTCGGCGATCCGGATGCCGGTTGGCGCGTGGCGTTGGCCGCGACCGCCGCACTCCTGCCCCTCACGATCGCCCTGTGGGCGTGGGCCCAGCACGGCCGCAGCCCGCGGACCGCACCGGCGCCTTCCTCACCCGGCACCTCGCGCAGCACCGGGATCTGGCGCGACCGCCTGGCGTGGCAGATCGCCGCCTACATGGGAGCACAGTCGGCGTCGTTCTACATGCTCGTGACGTGGATGGCCCCGCTCGCCGCGTCGACCGGCAAGTCCCCCGTCGCCGCCGGCGTCGACGTCGCGCTCTACCAGATCCTCGGCGTCGTCGGCTCGTTCGCCGTCGCCTTCGCCCTGCAGGGGCGCCTGCGCCGGGCCGTGCCCGCCGCACTCCCCCTGCTCGCGATAGCCGCCGCGATCGGCATGATCCTCGCGCCGCAGCTCCTGACGGCGTGGGCCCTCGTCTCCGGCCTGTCGGCGGGTGCGTCGCTGAGCATGTCGCTGACGCTGATGGCGCAGCGCGCGAAGGACGCGGCCGCATCCTCCGCGCTTTCCGGGATGTCGCAGTCGGTCGGATATCTCCTCGCCGCGGCCGGCCCCATCTCCTTCGGAGCCCTCCATGCACTCGACGGCGGATGGACCGCGCCTCTGCTCCTCTACATCGCCGTGCTCGTCGGACAGTGCGTGGTCGGCGTCTCGGTCGGTCGCGACAGGTACGTGCTCGACGGCCGATGA
- a CDS encoding MarR family winged helix-turn-helix transcriptional regulator, which produces MAKSEEAAARPDARARLTDDVSFLLARANALSLAAGNAALAALGLKVRSYSVLALACDTAAGPSQRELAEFLRLDPSQVVALVDDLQRRGLIERRPDPADRRANVVVATADGLALHARALAAAQAAERDLHGDLSAAERVQLADLLRRIAFP; this is translated from the coding sequence ATGGCGAAGAGCGAGGAAGCTGCAGCTCGGCCGGATGCGCGCGCCCGGCTCACCGACGACGTCAGTTTCCTGCTCGCCCGCGCCAACGCCCTGTCGCTCGCCGCGGGCAACGCGGCCCTGGCGGCTCTCGGGCTGAAGGTCCGGTCGTACTCGGTGCTGGCACTCGCCTGCGACACCGCGGCCGGTCCATCGCAGCGGGAGCTCGCGGAGTTCCTGCGCCTCGACCCCAGCCAGGTCGTCGCCCTCGTGGACGACCTGCAGCGCCGGGGACTCATCGAACGGCGACCGGATCCCGCCGACCGCCGGGCCAACGTCGTGGTCGCGACCGCCGACGGCCTTGCCCTCCACGCACGCGCGCTCGCCGCCGCGCAGGCCGCCGAGCGTGACCTGCACGGAGACCTCTCGGCCGCCGAGCGTGTGCAGCTGGCCGATCTCCTGCGCCGCATCGCCTTCCCCTGA
- a CDS encoding alpha/beta hydrolase, with protein MSLLSRPAVARFVARRLQKAMPRMMAAQTGGLDPRERLPEFAADRRELIIPADPPAPAVIYRAADAAATPGVHVNFHGGGYILGQLHGDDALCRAIASRAGVVVIDVDYAVAPQHPFPTAVHQAMRVVQWAIDNADAQGWDATRLTVGGQSAGGAIAAAVARQALDAGGPRIRLQVLHYPPLDLTVPAAEKHSPLAKPLLRPWMSEVFDSSYVPEPAGRADPLVSPAGASDTADLTRIAPAVVIAASDDILRDEDERYARRLERVGALAEFWQVEGADHGYDGGDDALARESYLRIAEHIRAAQG; from the coding sequence GTGTCGCTGCTGTCGCGCCCCGCCGTCGCACGATTCGTCGCGCGACGGTTGCAGAAGGCCATGCCGCGCATGATGGCGGCGCAGACCGGCGGACTCGACCCGCGCGAGCGACTGCCGGAGTTCGCGGCCGACCGGCGCGAGCTGATCATCCCCGCCGACCCGCCGGCGCCCGCCGTGATCTATCGCGCGGCGGATGCGGCCGCCACCCCCGGCGTGCACGTGAACTTCCACGGGGGCGGCTACATCCTGGGCCAGCTGCACGGCGACGACGCGCTCTGCCGCGCGATCGCGAGCCGGGCGGGCGTCGTGGTGATCGACGTCGACTACGCGGTCGCGCCCCAGCATCCGTTCCCGACCGCGGTGCACCAGGCGATGCGGGTCGTGCAGTGGGCGATCGACAACGCCGACGCGCAGGGATGGGACGCCACACGGCTCACGGTCGGCGGGCAGAGCGCGGGCGGGGCGATCGCCGCCGCGGTCGCACGGCAGGCGCTGGATGCGGGCGGTCCCCGCATCCGTCTGCAGGTGCTGCACTACCCGCCGCTCGATCTCACCGTCCCCGCGGCCGAGAAGCACTCGCCCCTCGCGAAGCCGCTCCTGCGACCGTGGATGTCCGAGGTCTTCGACAGCTCCTACGTGCCCGAGCCGGCCGGCCGCGCCGATCCGCTGGTCTCTCCGGCGGGCGCGTCCGACACCGCCGATCTCACGCGAATCGCCCCGGCCGTCGTCATCGCCGCATCCGATGACATCCTGCGCGATGAGGACGAGCGCTACGCGCGGCGGCTCGAGCGCGTGGGCGCGTTGGCGGAGTTCTGGCAGGTCGAAGGCGCGGACCACGGCTACGACGGCGGCGACGACGCGCTCGCCAGGGAGAGCTACCTGCGCATCGCCGAGCACATCCGCGCCGCGCAGGGCTGA
- the menE gene encoding o-succinylbenzoate--CoA ligase, which yields MHDHGLGSWITKRRLKSPGKPAIIVDGGETLSYGEFADAVDRTAAVLRERGVGKADAVAYLGENSPAFLQVLFACARLGAVFVPVNTRLAAPEIQHVLTDSGARVLIHDPEFAERIIPGIEAASIGEVILTGEGISYHPGLSALVRDADVTSVGTTEVTLEDPAAIVYTSGTTGRAKGAVLTHGNLTWVALNCIIDYDVVSTDIALMISPLFHVASLGMGALPVILKGATLVLEKGFDAGRALMLIERHRITMLSGVPTTYQLMADHPGWPTTDLSSLQKLTCGGSAVPTRILNAFEARGLSFSQGYGMTETSPGATSLAPAMTRAKQGSVGVPHFFTEVRVTDDTGAVVPPGVVGEIEIAGPNVFPGYHGLPDETAASFREDGWFRSGDLGYLDEDGYLFISDRLKDMIISGGENIYPAEVENLINDIRGISGVAVIGVPDERWGEVPWAVVTVKEGAEVTTESVRTQLDGVLARYKLPKNVVVVEDLPRTASGKVRKAALRELFGRKH from the coding sequence ATGCATGATCACGGACTGGGATCCTGGATCACCAAGAGACGACTGAAGAGCCCCGGCAAACCCGCGATCATCGTCGACGGCGGCGAGACGCTGTCGTACGGCGAGTTCGCCGACGCCGTCGATCGCACGGCGGCCGTGCTGCGCGAGCGCGGCGTCGGCAAAGCGGATGCGGTGGCCTATCTCGGCGAGAACAGCCCGGCGTTCCTGCAGGTGCTCTTCGCCTGCGCCCGACTGGGGGCCGTGTTCGTGCCGGTCAACACGCGCCTGGCGGCACCCGAGATCCAGCACGTGCTGACGGACTCCGGCGCCCGGGTGCTCATTCATGACCCGGAGTTCGCGGAACGCATCATCCCGGGGATCGAGGCCGCATCCATCGGCGAGGTCATCCTGACCGGGGAGGGCATCTCGTACCACCCCGGTCTGTCCGCGCTGGTGCGCGACGCCGACGTCACCTCGGTCGGCACGACCGAGGTGACGCTGGAGGACCCGGCTGCGATCGTCTACACCTCGGGCACCACGGGTCGCGCGAAGGGCGCCGTGCTCACCCACGGCAATCTCACCTGGGTCGCGCTGAACTGCATCATCGACTACGACGTGGTCTCGACCGACATCGCGCTGATGATCTCGCCGCTGTTCCACGTGGCCTCCCTCGGCATGGGCGCGCTGCCGGTCATCCTCAAGGGCGCGACGCTCGTGCTGGAGAAGGGATTCGACGCGGGGCGTGCCCTCATGCTCATCGAACGCCACCGCATCACGATGCTCAGCGGCGTGCCGACGACGTACCAGCTCATGGCCGATCACCCCGGCTGGCCCACGACCGACCTGTCGAGCCTGCAGAAGCTGACGTGCGGCGGCTCCGCGGTGCCCACGCGCATCCTCAACGCCTTCGAGGCGCGGGGTCTGTCGTTCTCGCAGGGGTACGGCATGACCGAGACCTCCCCCGGCGCCACCTCCCTGGCACCGGCGATGACCCGCGCGAAGCAGGGCAGTGTGGGCGTGCCGCACTTCTTCACCGAGGTGCGCGTGACCGACGACACCGGCGCCGTCGTGCCTCCCGGCGTCGTGGGGGAGATCGAGATCGCAGGGCCCAATGTGTTCCCCGGGTACCACGGGCTCCCGGACGAGACCGCGGCGTCGTTCCGCGAGGACGGCTGGTTCCGCTCCGGCGACCTCGGGTATCTGGATGAGGACGGCTACCTCTTCATCTCCGACCGGCTGAAAGACATGATCATCTCCGGCGGGGAGAACATCTACCCCGCCGAGGTCGAGAACCTCATCAACGACATCCGCGGGATCTCCGGGGTCGCCGTGATCGGGGTGCCTGACGAGCGGTGGGGTGAAGTCCCGTGGGCCGTGGTGACCGTCAAGGAGGGGGCCGAGGTCACGACCGAGTCCGTGCGCACCCAGCTCGACGGCGTGCTCGCCCGGTACAAGCTCCCCAAGAACGTCGTCGTGGTCGAGGACCTGCCGCGCACCGCGTCCGGCAAGGTCCGCAAGGCCGCGCTGCGCGAGCTGTTCGGCCGGAAGCACTGA
- a CDS encoding DUF4232 domain-containing protein, giving the protein MRSSHRIWWVGGAAGALWLLVVGLAAAVSLTPLQRVQQAALPTPSPYVWSWPAPWSLLSPLIAAVAVAACVAAILHIVRHGSFAATWLAVVSAGAVTGMTIDAQLVFGTLFTHGWALWAVDLGSRAAIGAYWGLLYGWLPALLASHLSRRDALGTAAHGPSRPRAALAVGAAVAALALLVATQTLGGDASQAQVRADQAAAEPAPPDGSIPADPQAEGEPVPERSAGAGVTGEDGCTPDRAMILKGEPDAATGHRGLRLELLNFSDAPCTIEGYPDIAFGDQNGHLLDTTIEHGGSFMATDPGPASVVVPAGSSAVAYLGWDAQSTHGALIARTLWAAVVAGETRGSWPVELDVVAGTTVAVTAWQAPDATP; this is encoded by the coding sequence ATGCGGTCATCACACAGGATCTGGTGGGTGGGCGGCGCTGCCGGCGCCCTCTGGTTGCTCGTCGTCGGGCTGGCAGCGGCCGTGTCGCTCACGCCGTTGCAGCGAGTGCAGCAGGCGGCGCTGCCGACGCCGAGCCCGTACGTCTGGTCCTGGCCCGCCCCGTGGTCCCTGCTCTCCCCGCTCATCGCCGCCGTCGCCGTCGCCGCGTGCGTCGCGGCGATCCTGCATATCGTTCGCCACGGCTCGTTCGCCGCGACCTGGCTCGCCGTCGTCAGCGCCGGCGCCGTCACCGGAATGACGATCGACGCGCAGCTCGTCTTCGGCACCCTCTTCACCCACGGGTGGGCCCTGTGGGCCGTGGATCTCGGGAGCCGAGCCGCGATCGGTGCGTACTGGGGACTGCTCTACGGGTGGCTGCCGGCACTGCTCGCGTCCCACCTGTCGCGACGGGATGCCCTCGGCACGGCGGCGCACGGCCCGTCGCGCCCTCGCGCGGCGCTGGCCGTGGGAGCTGCGGTCGCGGCGCTCGCCCTCCTCGTCGCGACGCAGACGCTGGGCGGCGACGCCTCACAGGCCCAGGTGCGGGCCGACCAGGCCGCCGCCGAGCCCGCTCCGCCGGACGGTTCGATCCCGGCCGATCCCCAGGCGGAGGGCGAGCCGGTCCCGGAGCGCTCCGCCGGTGCCGGTGTGACGGGCGAGGACGGCTGCACTCCGGATCGCGCCATGATCCTGAAGGGCGAGCCCGATGCGGCGACCGGGCATCGGGGGCTCCGCCTCGAGCTCCTGAACTTCTCCGACGCGCCATGCACGATCGAGGGATATCCCGACATCGCGTTCGGCGACCAGAACGGTCATCTGCTCGACACCACGATCGAGCACGGCGGTTCCTTCATGGCGACCGATCCGGGACCCGCATCCGTCGTCGTTCCGGCGGGTTCTTCCGCGGTCGCCTACCTCGGCTGGGATGCCCAGTCCACCCACGGCGCCCTCATCGCGCGCACGCTGTGGGCGGCGGTCGTCGCGGGAGAGACGCGCGGCTCCTGGCCGGTCGAGCTCGATGTGGTCGCCGGCACCACCGTCGCTGTGACCGCATGGCAGGCACCAGACGCGACGCCCTGA
- a CDS encoding acyl-CoA dehydrogenase family protein: MNPRLRSEAPFGHDPLGYAEAMLSEGARAALARLDDTLRTRIAPLLPAAWESATLPGAVIDALAPLDLMQPVGVEPAEAASSVFSGYRAFVLARTDVSVATAYNAQSGLFRTAVRRGGSPEQVAALDDAIRSFALRGVFALTEPDHGSDIAGGLATTATREGDGWVIDGAKRWIGGADAADVLVVFARAADDGEVKAFLVPRSAPGVTLTRIEGKVSLRPMQNFDIRLDGVRVDESARLQRVDSWRDVAEILRSLRSDVAWIATGLQAGALDAAVAYVREREQFGSPLGGFQLVQEKLARILGNLTSSLGIVTRLSARQDAGVLRDEDSALAKMQTARLARESVALAREVQGGNGILLEHGAARFFADAEAVYSYEGTHEMTALIVGRGLTGSSAFV, translated from the coding sequence ATGAACCCGAGACTGCGCAGCGAGGCGCCTTTCGGTCACGATCCGCTCGGGTACGCCGAGGCGATGCTCAGCGAGGGCGCCCGCGCGGCCCTCGCACGCCTCGACGACACGCTGCGCACGCGGATCGCCCCCCTGCTGCCCGCCGCGTGGGAGAGCGCGACGCTGCCGGGCGCCGTCATCGACGCCCTCGCACCTCTCGATCTCATGCAGCCGGTCGGAGTCGAACCCGCCGAGGCCGCATCCTCCGTCTTCTCCGGCTACCGCGCGTTCGTGCTCGCGCGCACCGACGTGTCGGTCGCGACGGCGTACAACGCGCAGTCGGGGCTGTTCCGCACCGCCGTGCGCCGCGGGGGCTCGCCCGAACAGGTCGCCGCACTCGACGACGCCATCCGCAGCTTCGCCCTGCGGGGCGTCTTCGCCCTGACCGAACCCGATCACGGCTCCGACATCGCGGGCGGGCTCGCCACGACCGCGACCCGCGAGGGCGACGGCTGGGTCATCGACGGTGCGAAGCGATGGATCGGGGGCGCCGACGCCGCCGACGTGCTCGTCGTGTTCGCGCGCGCCGCCGACGACGGCGAGGTCAAGGCGTTCCTCGTGCCGCGGAGTGCGCCCGGCGTCACGCTCACCCGCATCGAGGGCAAAGTGTCGCTGCGCCCCATGCAGAACTTCGACATCCGCCTCGACGGCGTGCGCGTCGACGAGAGCGCACGGCTCCAGCGCGTCGACAGCTGGCGGGACGTGGCCGAGATCCTGCGGTCGCTGCGCTCGGATGTGGCCTGGATCGCGACCGGCCTGCAGGCGGGCGCCCTGGATGCGGCGGTCGCGTATGTGCGCGAGCGCGAGCAGTTCGGCTCGCCGCTGGGCGGCTTCCAGCTCGTGCAGGAGAAGCTCGCCCGCATCCTCGGCAACCTCACCTCATCCCTCGGCATCGTCACGCGCCTGTCCGCCCGACAGGATGCGGGCGTGCTCCGTGACGAGGACTCGGCACTGGCGAAGATGCAGACCGCCCGCCTCGCGCGTGAGAGCGTCGCGCTCGCCCGCGAAGTGCAGGGCGGCAACGGCATCCTCCTCGAACACGGGGCGGCACGGTTCTTCGCCGATGCGGAAGCCGTCTACTCCTACGAGGGGACGCACGAGATGACCGCCCTGATCGTCGGGCGGGGACTCACCGGCTCGTCCGCCTTCGTCTGA
- a CDS encoding SDR family NAD(P)-dependent oxidoreductase, with translation MSLDGKVAIVTGSGRGLGLAYAQELARQGARVVVNDVDAATAAEAVASIEREGGQAVAVVAPVGSSETAKELVRTAVDTYGRLDILVTNAGVLRDTVLWKMSDEAFDTVIDVHLRGTFTCVREAATYMRENEIAGRIICIGSPTGQRGNFGQTNYAAAKAGIVGMVRTWALELKKAGITANAVIPVAATAMTATLPYFAAAVEAEEAGEPMPAFYRHDLGFGTSDDVAGLVAFLASDAAANVSGQAIGVGGDRIQLWSHPEPVVTTYREGGWSAEALESEFVDLVGDNLQSVGERFPALPEELQRPRP, from the coding sequence ATGTCCCTCGACGGCAAAGTCGCCATCGTCACCGGATCCGGCCGCGGCCTCGGCCTCGCCTACGCCCAGGAGCTCGCCCGCCAGGGTGCGCGCGTCGTCGTCAACGACGTGGATGCGGCCACCGCCGCCGAGGCGGTCGCATCGATCGAGCGCGAGGGGGGCCAGGCTGTCGCCGTCGTCGCCCCCGTGGGCTCCTCGGAGACGGCGAAGGAGCTCGTCCGCACGGCCGTCGACACCTACGGCCGGCTCGACATCCTCGTCACCAACGCCGGCGTCCTGCGCGACACGGTGCTCTGGAAGATGAGCGACGAGGCCTTCGACACCGTCATCGACGTGCACCTGCGGGGCACCTTCACGTGCGTCCGCGAGGCCGCCACCTACATGCGCGAGAACGAGATCGCGGGCCGCATCATCTGCATCGGCTCCCCGACCGGTCAGCGCGGCAACTTCGGCCAGACCAACTACGCCGCCGCGAAGGCCGGCATCGTCGGCATGGTGCGCACCTGGGCGCTCGAGCTCAAGAAGGCCGGGATCACGGCCAACGCGGTGATCCCGGTGGCCGCCACCGCCATGACCGCCACCCTGCCGTACTTCGCCGCGGCGGTCGAGGCGGAGGAGGCGGGCGAGCCCATGCCGGCGTTCTACCGTCACGACCTCGGCTTCGGAACCTCCGACGACGTCGCAGGTCTCGTCGCCTTCCTCGCCTCGGATGCGGCCGCGAACGTCTCCGGCCAGGCCATCGGCGTCGGCGGCGACCGCATCCAGCTCTGGTCGCACCCGGAGCCCGTGGTCACCACGTACCGCGAGGGCGGCTGGAGCGCTGAAGCCCTGGAGTCGGAGTTCGTCGACTTGGTCGGCGACAACCTGCAGTCGGTCGGCGAGCGCTTCCCCGCCCTGCCGGAAGAGCTGCAGCGCCCCCGCCCCTGA
- a CDS encoding MaoC family dehydratase — MTTTAAYADAASLAGTDLGFTDWLEVTQDRVNLFADATDDHQWIHVDPERAKEGPFGGPIAHGFLSLSLTVKFWSDLFDLEGVSTKVNYGLDKVRFVSPVAVGARIRGGAVIAEVTEVPGGYQFAVDQTIEIEGATKPAVVARGLYRFYA, encoded by the coding sequence ATGACCACGACCGCCGCATACGCCGACGCCGCATCCCTCGCGGGCACCGACCTCGGCTTCACCGACTGGCTCGAGGTGACGCAGGATCGGGTGAACCTCTTCGCCGACGCGACCGACGACCACCAGTGGATCCACGTCGACCCGGAACGCGCCAAGGAGGGCCCCTTCGGTGGCCCGATCGCGCACGGCTTCCTGTCGCTCTCGTTGACCGTGAAGTTCTGGTCCGACCTGTTCGATCTCGAGGGCGTCAGCACCAAGGTGAACTACGGCCTCGACAAGGTGCGCTTCGTCTCGCCCGTCGCCGTGGGTGCCCGCATCCGCGGCGGCGCCGTCATCGCCGAGGTCACGGAGGTACCCGGCGGGTACCAGTTCGCCGTCGACCAGACGATCGAGATCGAGGGCGCCACCAAGCCCGCCGTCGTCGCTCGCGGGCTGTACCGCTTCTACGCCTGA